The stretch of DNA CAAGCAACTGCAAGTGTTGCCTCGGACTGTAAGTACATGTCTTCAAGGCGGCTGCAACTCTATGGTGTTTTATCGAGGGGAGGGGGCAGTTGCATGTCCGGCATTAAGCACACAATTGCTAAATTGTTACTGTCGGCCATGACTACAGTTGTATGTCTTCAACGCATCTGCAATTCTGATGTTTTGTCGAGGAGAGGGGTAGTAGCATGTCTAttactaggcatgcaactgcaactaCCATACCTGACTGATTTTATACGTCTTCAGTGCAACTGCAAACTTGGTGGTGTTTTGTCAAGGGAGGAGGATAGTTGCACATCTGCGACTAGGCACGCAACTGCAAATGTGGCCCGACCACAACTGCACGACTTCAACGCGACAACAATAAAGTGGTGTTTTCTCGCGGTATGGGAAGGGCGGGGAGTTGCATGTTCACCActgttttttttagttttttctctTTTTGAGATAGTGGTGTTTTTAAAACGCCATCTAGTTGCACGTTGCCCCCATGTGCAAAGGCTTATGTTTTAGCTTGCATGCAATTGTAAGTGACACCAGCCGGTAAATATTTGGCATTGATTAGTCGTCGTCAATGTTTGTTTTTCATCTTGGTGAAAAGAATGAGGATGAGCCTCCGTGGTCTTTCTTACCTTAAAAAAAGAAGAGGATGGCCTGTGGTGGTTAAAGAAAAAGGCTAACTTAATTAGAATTATCCAAAGTGAGTTAGAGGCGTTCCATTCTTTTTATCTACTTGAGATTTCGGCTCATTTGGGGTTGCTTAATTTTGTTGTCCTAAACTTAATCTATAATCAATAAATTATTATATGAAATAGCCAAGAAATTAAGAAAAAGTTAGTAAAACAAATGATAGACTAGACAATAACTGGTATATATGACAACCGAGATTATCATAATCACCACCCATATCGCAGCTTATATTATGAAAATGTTTAAACGGTAAatctaattatataatttttaagaATCTGGCGGCATGAATTCTAGGATGTCAAGTGCGTTGAAAAAAACCTTGCAATATTTTCCTAGTTTAACACACGAAAATCCAGCTGATTTTATGTATATTGAAATGTGTAATATTAACAATTATGCTCGAATAAACAAAAACGTAGTTGCAGCAGAAGACACTATGGACATAGTGGAGATCCGAATGCACATTGCAGGGTGGATGGTGTAGGAGGACATCCCCTAATGGGGGAAAAAAAATCATTGCCACAAGACACACACTAGCCGGTACATTCTCACCCCTCCAATAAATAACGATTGATCACATATATTTTGGAGGAAGCAAGAGGGGTAcaacactagctagctagctagtttccCAAACGCGCAGTGAGCACTGACCAAACTAAAGTGCTATGCAACCGCATCAGATCTTTTCcaaagggaaagaaagatgagAGATACATCACTGTTTGCCCAAAGACATAAAATGTGTGAATCTGAGCAAGCCAGAGAAAAAGCAACATTGTCACAAAAAGAAAAGAGGGAAAAGGGTAACATTGTCACAAAAAGATAAGGAAGAAAACCCACTAACtaatactccatccattccaaatTGTAGTGCGTGTATTTTTTTGGCTGGGATTCCAAATTGTAGTGCGCATTTGCAGCCACATGCATGTTTGGACGAAACTGACCCTGGTTAGAATCTTCTCCCCATAGTGCGTAGGACAGGCTGCTGCAGCGAGGCTGCTTTCATCCATACTACAACATCCATGTCATGCATTGGTATTGGAGCTAGAATGTATGCGCACTATAGAGGAAGGTAGTACTTAGTTTAAACATGAGCATCTATAGATGAATAAGGAGTACTTAGTTTAAACATGAGCATAGGTGCATTCCCGGTTGAGCTTTGATTATATAAGGCATACTCATCAGTGAGAAGTGAATACTTGTCGATCAGTCGGGAGAAGAAGCTAGGCATGTCGACGGATGCAGGGAAGGTGTACGTTGTTGCAATGGTGATACGGGTGATCTACACCGGCATGTACATCGTCTCCAAGGCGGCCTTCGACGGCGGCATGAATACCTTTGTGTTCATCTTCTACCGCCAGGCAGCCGCCAGTCTTCTCTTGCTACCCCTCGCCATCTTCCTTGAAAggtaattaactaactaattagttactTAGTTACTCGATCAAGACATAACTAGCTGATCGATCCCTCTTAATATGAGTCGTATCCATGAATGTCAATGATTTTGCAGGAGAAACGCGACACCTATGTCACTGTGGTTGTTCACCAAGATATTCATGTATGCTTTACTCGGGTAAGAGTAAGAGCACGACACCATTAACATTGCCCTTTGGATTCGTCGTTTGTTTTTGCTTAAATGGACCGAGGAAGTGATCGatcatatataggagtacatgcgtACGTGTAACAGTAACAAGTATTGCACACGTACGCAGAAACACGGTGAGCATGAACCTGCACAACATGAGCCTCAAGTACACCTCCGCGACGGTGGCTTCAGCAACGAGCAACTCCATCCCCGTCTTCACCTTCCTCTTCGCCCTCCTCCTACATTTCGAAGCCATCAAGTTCCACACCGCCTCGGGCAAAGCAAAGCTCGCCGGCGTCGCGCTCTGTGTCGCCGGGGTCCTCGTCATCGCCCTCTATGCCGGCCCGCCGCTCAACCCCCTCAACCACCACCGCGCCTTCGCTGCCGCCATGGCCGGCGGGAAGCAAGGGGATTGGATGAAAGGCACGTTCCTGATGCTCCTGGCCAACCTGACGTGGTCGCTCTGGATCGTCCTCCAAGCGCGCCTCCTCACGGAGTACCCCAACAAGTTGCTGGCCACGACACTGCAATGCCTGCTCAGCACGGCACAGTCCCTCGCCCTGGCGGCTGCGGTGACCGCTTTCGGGAAGGACATGTCCGTCGTGTGGAGGCTACGGCTGGATGTGGGGCTCGTCGCCGTGGCCTACTCCGGGTTCGTGGTGACGGGGGTGTCCTTCTACCTGCAGGCGTGGTGCATCGAGAGGCGAGGCCCCGTGTTTCTGGCCATGACTAATCCGGTAGGGCTCGTGCTCACCATGttctgctcctccttcttcctcggTGAGGTCGTTCACCTCGGCGGCGTCCTTGGCGGGGCGCTGCTGGTCGCCGGGCTGTACAGCGTGCTCTTGGGGAAGAGCAAGGAGCAGCAACAGCCACCGCcacggccaccgccaccgccaccgccaccgccacctagTCTAGCTCCTGCATCAGCAGCATCCACCGTGAAACAAGGATGCTGCAGTAGTAACGCTCGTAATGGTGACAAGGAGGATAAGATAAAGTTGGAGGAGAAGAATATCAAGATGGCTTCACAGGTGTAGCTGCGAAATACAGGGTTCTCTTACGGGCATGCATCAAGCAGGTCGGCCACGAGGAGTTGTTAGTTTGACAGAGACTCTTGAGTGAAATGTATAATAGTTCACCCATCTGAGCACAAGCAATGTATTATTGGAAACTTTATTAACGAACATCTAGTAACAAACTAACGAACGACCTACGTTCTGCCCCTTTAATTAGGAGTAGCTAGAGAAGATCTTTGTGGTTTAGTGTGGGTAAGAGAACTCACAAAACAGATACATGCTATGTAATGAGAATTTTGTGTAGCTCAACAACAAGGGACGTGGAGTTTGTGTGCACCAGCACAAATGGACTCCATATCTGGACAGTTCGTTGTAGTGGTGGGATCTGTGCGATATTATTTTGTGCCTCAATACAGAGCAGCGGATTTTAACTTTTAGTGGAATCTTTGACTTCTAGATTTTCTTGTTATTATTCACCGGCACCTCGGAATGCATAAGCGCACGGTACATCAAGTCTACTGTGTAAGACCCTGATGTTGTGAGTTTCCAGTGAAACACATCCCGACCTTGTGTCAGATTAATCGAATCCAGACGGgataaaatattatgccatgacaaaagtcgggggccaatcaaatcccgcctGAACGAAATATTCGGCGGGGATGAACTAAGCACTTGCGCAATAGTATTACTCTTATCACGAGCAATGGCGTATAAGGCTGGGTATTCCTCTCggagactggcattgcctagccatATACTTAGTAAATGGTTTTACTAGCTTGTTACCGAGGATTGTGTATGGCTAACCATCTTGCACAAAAAGTATTTAGTCCGGAAAGCTACGTCTCAAGCAAGTTGGAAGCCTGGGAATCACATTTTTGGGCATGACCCTTGGCGGCAAAGACAGATCTTTTTCATTTTCGTTCGTTCATGGTCGAGGATAATTCCGATATTTTCTTCTGGGGGAGAAGTTATTGGGAAACTCTACTATCTGGAACACTATCCAACATCGTACTAAATTGCTTGCAATAAGGATGATACTATTGTGCAAGTTCTAAGCTCCTCCGCATCGGATATATCTTTTTGGTAGGATTTTCTTGGCCGCCGTCTTCTGCCATGGCACAATCTTCTAGTCCATTTGGATTCGATGCACCTGAAGCTAAGGACGGGATGAACCTAAAGCGAAATGGGTCTTTCACAGTCGACACAATGTATAAGGCGCTTTTGCACTTGGAGACTCGAGTGGAAAATATAGATCACTAATGTTAAGATTTTTATGTGGTACCATCGTTGTGGAATTGTACTAACAAAGGAGAACCTCATGCACCATAATTGGTTGGAAAGCCAGAAGTATTGTTTTTGTGCTCATGATGAGACAAACTAATTCTCTTCTTCTAGTGCAATTTTCACGCGTTCAACACTGTAAACCATTCAAATAGCATCCaatttgtatccatcaatttgcgaCTATATATGATCACTGGCTCGATGGTGTATCTAACAAGTTTAGTACactaataagggtgggagcgttTCTCttactatcactagtagaaaaagggtcaaatgtgaagcacattagtgccggtttgtaacagaaccggcactaatgtgatcaatagtaacggttcgtggctgcgatcaatagtaccggttcatggcgaacctttagtaccggttcatgccacgaaccggtactagagaGCCTGtggcagcctgcggtcaggctatggccccaccatcacctttTAGTgttggttcgtaccacgaaccggtactaatgaggttatggcaagctgtttttagtcccacctcgctcccctaacaaggttTTTACCACCttcaatatgttacttctcaaactatcacaagcacttggtctttattgaactctatgtgtagaatttgtggccgcaatatgagtcttcaccggtttacaaatcgttgaggactcatattgacaattcagattgtacacaaaaagatcattgatgatcaaagtatattTGATGTATAAGATCATATTAACAATTCagactgtaaacaaatataagatcatgatctaaatgctcttatattttttgcattCTGTATGCACcactcaaagcgacgtcatcaattttcacccacatagcatgaccctgaaattgaaaagcactacaaatgaactctgaaaaagtcgaaccttggcatggtatcatcatttcaaccacatagcatgtgcagaaAAGTAcaaagggttacggaaaaaactgaatgcacttcgtttacaaactggacaatctctttcgaagtatccggGTTtctgacgaaaactcatctgttacaaaggcatttcatttttttaaacttattacaactccagactttttgtgcattcagtattcaccattcaaagcgacatcatcaactttcaaccatttctgccttcatttgctatttttcatgcatttaatgatttgttttgagctaaatgaccctgaaattgaacagCACTACAaaatgagacacattagtcccggtttgaatttgagccggtactaatgtgtccattagtgccggttccaacggctaggcgggaggagctctttagtaccggttcgtggcgaacctttagcaccggttcacgcCACGAACtgctactaatgaggttgtgtcaggtcagGCTGGGCCCCAcgagcatctttagtaccggttcatggcatgaaccagtactagagtttcttagcaagctgttttttagtcccacctcgcgaagagagaggcactaggagcggtttataagccctgagtgcggaGACGATGAAGAGGagactcaatgctcacctgcacgttgcttagcttcaaaccttaaggaatagggtagactgcacggagctatgtgtagtgcagtttacactattccgaaaggcttgaagctaattaatgagcattgcacctcttttttatttttaataacttattacaactccggacttcttctattacggcaaaaactggatgcgcttcgtgtacaaattagacaatctctttcaaagtatcagggccggtttcggacgaaaactcatgtgttacaccggcacttcaattttttaaacttattataactccagactttttatgcattcagtatgcaccattcaaagccacgccatcaactttcaaccatcaacttggcatggtatataaaaataaatgaatagaaaaaaataaataaagcagaaaagaaaaaagtagaaaaaaaaagcagaaaagaaaaaaaactatagtagaaaagaaaaaaaactatataaaaaaactactcagaaataaatagaagaagataaatatagcagaaaagaaaaaactatataaaaaactactcagaaataaatagaaaaaaataaagtagaaaagaaaaaaaactatataaaaaatttggggTGCTGCCCTATTGGCCTGCTAGACCACGGGCGTGCAATTTCAGGCCCACAaggcccagcaggctcacagggtagcgtgccatagttaggcccagaagcctgctttaTAAAGGAGTTCAAAAGGGcaaccgcggctgggtttataaaccagtgcggctgcccttcgcccggcgaggtgggactaaactttgtgcagcagcgcaccacctttagtaccggttggtgactccaaccggtactaaagggtggtctttagtaccggttggagccaccaaccggtactaatggcctactcttcccgcctcttggcctggccaaagttggcctttagtaccggttggtggctccaaccggtactaaaggcctctcctatatatacaacacttacgaaaattttcaGTTAGTTTCTGTTCGtcttcgtcgccgcccccgccccgcccCGTATCGTGCCCCGTCCCCGTCCCCCTCGCCGTCGTGGCGCcctggccgtccccgtccccgtcgtcgcgcgAGCCCCGGCCTTCCCCGTCCCCATCGTCgcgcgccccggccgtccccgtccccgtcatcacGCGCCCCGGCTGTCCCTATCGTCgcgcgccccggccgtccccgtcgtcGAGGTCACCGCTCCCGTCACGCCGTCCCCAtcgtcgccgtctcgcgccgccgcccgtacgCCACCGTCCCCGCTGGTAcgtacgtacacacacacacacacacacactttttttacttattttctgttttctgtttttagattAATGTATGTCAAATTGTTAATTAGATGAATTACCTAGAtaagaatgttagattaatgtcgaatgttagatatgaattagatagaaaagttaaatattaatgtcaattgttagatgaattagctagatattaattaggtatatgagatttgaactagttgaattaatataactagtttatttttagtaaatgc from Triticum dicoccoides isolate Atlit2015 ecotype Zavitan chromosome 6A, WEW_v2.0, whole genome shotgun sequence encodes:
- the LOC119319124 gene encoding WAT1-related protein At5g64700-like — protein: MSTDAGKVYVVAMVIRVIYTGMYIVSKAAFDGGMNTFVFIFYRQAAASLLLLPLAIFLERRNATPMSLWLFTKIFMYALLGNTVSMNLHNMSLKYTSATVASATSNSIPVFTFLFALLLHFEAIKFHTASGKAKLAGVALCVAGVLVIALYAGPPLNPLNHHRAFAAAMAGGKQGDWMKGTFLMLLANLTWSLWIVLQARLLTEYPNKLLATTLQCLLSTAQSLALAAAVTAFGKDMSVVWRLRLDVGLVAVAYSGFVVTGVSFYLQAWCIERRGPVFLAMTNPVGLVLTMFCSSFFLGEVVHLGGVLGGALLVAGLYSVLLGKSKEQQQPPPRPPPPPPPPPPSLAPASAASTVKQGCCSSNARNGDKEDKIKLEEKNIKMASQV